The following nucleotide sequence is from Streptomyces bathyalis.
ATCAGGCGGCTTCCTTCCGGTACGCCGCGACGGCGGCCGCGGTCTCCTCGACGACAAGTTCGTGGTTGATGAGCGTCCCGGCCGTCATGCCGTCGGCGGCCGAGGCGATGACGCCGGCGTACGGGGCAGCGGCGTTGCCGACCACCTTCACGCCGGGGGCCTCGGGTCCGCCGAGAGCGTCCAGCAGCGTGGTGTCGGCGGTCGGCACGGTGGTGACCACCAGCGCCGCCCGGTGCACGATCTCGCCCCCATCCAGCTCGACGCCGCTGACGGCATCGTCCTCGACGACCACCCGCCTGATCCGGCCCGGAACCCAGCGGATGCCGCGCGCGGCGAGTCTCTCGGCGTCCTCCCCCTGCGGAGCCGGCCGGCCGTTGAGCAGGATCACCACGTCCTCGCTCCACTGGCGGAACAGCAGCGCCCGCTCGACGCACTCCTCCCCACTCGCCACGACACCGAGCGGCAGGCCGGCGACCTCCCAGCCGTGACAGTACGGGCAGTGCAGCACGTCCCGGCCGAATCGCTCCTCCAGGCCCGGGACCTGCGGCAGCACGTCGACCACACCGTTGGCCAGCACCAGCCGGCGGGCGAAGACCGAGCTGCCGTCCCCGAGTCCCACAGCGAAGCGGCCACCGGTGCGGGCGGCGGAGGAGACCCGGCCGGCGCGCACCTCGACGCCGTACCGCCCGACCTCCTCCCGTCCGAGGGCCAGCAGCTCGGCGGGCTCGGTGCCCTCCCTGCCGAGGTAGTTGTGCACGTGGCCGGCAGGGGCGTTGCGGGGCTCGCCGGCGTCGATCACCAGCACCGATCGCCGGGACCGACCCAGCACCAGCGCGGCGCTCAGTCCGGCGGCTCCGCCTCCGACCACGACCACGTCGTACGTCTCGTTGATATCCATGCCTGAAGAGTGCGGACCCTCGTCATGATTGGCAAATATCCTTGCCGGTTTGGCAAACTGTGGGGATGGCGGAATTCGATGACGTTCTCGAGGGGGTCGGCCCACGGCTGCGCGCCCTGCGTGTGGAGCGGGGCGCGACCCTGACCGAACTGGCGAAGAACACCGGCATCTCGGTCAGCACGTTGTCCCGGCTGGAGTCCGGGCAGCGCAAGCCCACCCTGGAACTGCTCCTGCCGCTGGCCCGGGCCCATCAGGTGCCGCTCGACGAGCTGGTCGACGCGCCGGAAACCGGTGATCCGCGAGTGCGGGCCAGGCCCATCAAGCGGCACGGCCGCACGTTCATCCCGCTGACCCGGCGGCCGGGCGGGCTGCAGGCGTTCAAGGTGATCGTGCCGGCGCACGATCCGCCGGGGCCGTATGAACCCAAGGTCCACGAGGGCTACGAGTGGATCTACGTGCTCTCCGGCCGGTTGTATCTCGTCCTCGGCCGCCGCGAACTCGACCTCGGACCGGGCGAGGTGGTCGAGTTCGACACCCGCACCCCGCACGTCATCGCCAACCGGGGCGACCACCCCACCGAGATGCTGGCGCTGTTCGGCCCGCAGGGTGAGCGTATGCACGTCAGGTCAGGAACCTGACCCGGCCGTCACGACCGCCCGACGGAACACCCCAGGAACGGAACGACCCCAAGAACGGCAGGTCGGGAAAGCGGTTCAGGAAGCCTTCGCGGCCGGCTCGAGGATCGCCACGCACTCCAGGTGGTGCGTCATCGGGAAGAGGTCGAAGGCGCGCAGGAAGCGCGGCACGTAGCCGGCGTCCTTGAAGTAGCCCAAGTCCCTTGCCAGCGCCGCCGGATCACATGCGACGTAGCCGATGCGACGCGGCCCCAGGCCCGCGATGTGGCGCACGGTCTGCTTGCCCGCGCCCGCGCGCGGCGGGTCCAGCACGACCAGGTCTGCCTCCGTGATTCCCGTGCGCGGCAGCACGGACTCGACCTTGCCCTGCTCGATCCGGACACGCGGGAAGTCCGCCAGGTTGTGCCGTGCGTCCTCCACCGCGCGCTTGGACGACTCGATGCCGAGGACGGCGCCGCTCTCACCGATGCGGTCCGCCAGCGCGCCCGCGAAGAGCCCGACACCGCAGTACAGATCGAGGGCCATCTCGCCCTTGCGCGGGGTGAGTCCGCGCATCAGCGCGTCCACCAGCAGCTCCGGCGCCTGCGGGTGCACCTGCCAGAAGCCGCCCGCGCCGATGCGCCACGTGCGGTGGTCGGCGCGCTCCCGCACGAAGTCGCGGCCGTGCACACGGTGCAGGTTGCCCTTGTCGCTGCCGCGCTCCCCCACCCTCAACACCGAGACGGGCCGGTCCAGTTCGACGATGGGGAGACGGCCGCCCGGCCTCGGTGTGAGCACCACCTGCCGGTCCTGCGAACCGGTGGCGGCGGTCGCCTCGATGCCCGCGATCTGCGGCCACTCCCGTCCCTCGATGCCCAGTTCCTCGATGGCCGGCGAGGCGATCAGGCAGTGGTCGACGGGCTCGACCTCGTGCGACCGGTGCCGCCGCAGCCCCACGTGTCCCTCGTCGTCGACCGCGAACTGCACGCGCGTCCGCCACCCCGGCACCTCGCCTGCGGGCACCTTGTCCCCGGGCGCCGGTTCGACGGTGCCGTCCCAGGAGACGTCGTCCGGGGTCAACTGGGCGAGACGCCACAGCTGTTCGGTCAGCACCTCGCCCTTCAGCCGCCGCTGCGCCCCCGGCTTCACGTGCTGCCAGTCGCAGCCGCCGCAGCGCCCCGGCCCGGAGAACGGGCAGGGAGCCGGGATCCGGTCCTTCGCGGCCTCCAGGACCTGCACGGCGTCCGCGCGCAGGAAGCGGGAGTCCTCCCGGCCCTCGGTGACGCGTACGACGACGCGCTCTCCGGGGAGCGTGTGCCTCACGAACAGCACGCGCCCCGCCTCCGTACGGGCCACGCAGTGCCCGCCGTGTGCGACGGGGCCGATCTCGACCTCGTACTCCTCCCCGACGAGCGTGGGGGCGGGAGCGTCTGCGGGGGCATCGGGCATGGCGGGTGAACTCCAGAGGTACGGAAATCGCGGCTTCGGGCCAGGGACGTGTGCGGTCGGGCAGCCCGCGCGGAACCGCTCGACGGCGGTGCGAGCGCCGGCGCGGACCGGCCCGGGGCCGACCGTGCAGTCTACTTCCCGTTCCCGCCGGGCTTCCCGTTCCCGCCCGGCTTCCCGCCGCTCTTGTTCCTGCCCGCGCGTCCCGTTCCCGGTCGCGCCGCCGGCCCGCGCCGCACGGCACCGGGCGCGTTCCACTCCGCGCGCTTCCTGAGGCGCTTGCGCGCCAGTTCGGAGGACTCCAGCTGCCACGGCACGGACGTCACCATGACGCCCGGTGTGTAGAGCAGCCGGCCCTTCAGGCGCAACGCGCTCTGGTTGTGCAGGAGTTGCTCGTACCAGCGGCCCACGACGTACTCCGGGATGTAGACGCTCACGAGGTCCCGGGGGTTCTCCGTACGCAGCCGCTTGACGTAGTCGATGACGGGCCGCGTGATCTCGCGGTAGGGCGAGTCCAGGATCTTCAGCGGTACGTCGATCCCGGTCTCCTCCCACTCCCTTCGCAGCTGTGCCGTCTCCTGCGCGTCAACGCTGATGGTGAGGGCCTCGAGACTGTCCGAGCGCATCAGCTTCGCGTACGCGAGCGCGCGCAGCGTCGGCTTGTGGGTCTTGGAGACGAGCACGATGGAGTGCACGCGGGAGGGGCGTACGCGCTTCTCGTCCGGGTCGTCGGCGACGAGTTCCTCGGACACGAGGTCGTAGTGGCGGCGGATCGCGGTCATCACGGCATAGAAGAGCAGCATGCCCAGCAGCGAGACCCAGGCGCCGTGCGAGAACTTCGTCACGAGCACCACCACGAGGACGAGCCCGGTGAAGAAGGCCCCGAACGCATTGATGGTGCGGGAGCGGTGCATGCGGCGGCGCGCGGCCTGGTCGGACTCCTGGGAGAGCAGCCGGTTCCAGTGCCGGACCATCCCGGTCTGGCTGAGCGTGAAGGAGACGAAGACGCCGACGATGTAGAGCTGGATGAGGCGGGTCGAGTCGGCGTTGTAGATCACGACGAGTATGGCGGCGGCGCCCGCCAGCAGCACGATGCCGTTGGAGAAGGCGAGCCGGTCGCCCCGGGTGTGCAACTGCCGTGGCAGGTAACGGTCCTGGGCGAGGATCGAGCCGAGCAGCGGGAAGCCGTTGTAGGCGGTGTTGGCGGCGAGGAAGAGCACCAGGGCCGTCGCGGCGGCGAGGAAGATGAAGGGGAGGGTGCCGTCGCCGAAGACCGCGGCAGCCACCTGTGAGATGACCGGGTTCTGGGCGTAGCCGGAGCCGGCCGGCTTACCGTCGATGAGCAGGTCCTTGGCCGGGTTCTCGGCCATCTTCACGTCGGTGGCGAGCGCCAGGACGATGATGCCGCAGAACATCACGGCCGCGATGAGCCCCATCATCGCGAGGGTGGTGGCCGCGTTGCGCGACTTGGGCTTACGGAAGGCCGGTACGCCGTTGCTGATGGCCTCGACCCCGGTGAGGGCCGCACAGCCGGAGGAGAAGGCACGCAGGAGCAGGAAGGCGAGGGCGAACCCCGCGAGTCCGCCGGTGTGTTCGGTCCTGATCTCGAAGTCGGCGGTGGGTGCGCGCATCTCCTCACCCAGGACGGTCCCGCGTATGACGCCCCAGGCGAGCATCACGAAGACGCCCGCCACGAAACAGTAGGTGGGGATGGCGAAGAGCTTGCCCGACTCCCGTACGCCGCGCAGGTTCATCAGGGTCAGCAGCACGATGGTGATGACGGCGACGAGGGTCTTGTTCTCGACGATGAACGGCACCGCGGAGCCCAGGTTCTCCACCCCGGAGGAGATCGACACGGCGACGGTCAGCACGTAGTCGACGAGCAGGGCGCTGGCGACGGTCAGGCCGGCCCTGCGGCCCAGGTTCGTGGTGGCGACCTCGTAGTCGCCGCCTCCGGAGGGATACGCGCGGACGTTCTGCCGGTACGAGGCGACGACCGTGAACAGCAGCACCACCACGGCCAGGGCGATCCAGGGGCTGAAGTGGTACGCGGAGATTCCCGCGATGGACAGGACGAGGAGAACCTCACCCGGTGCATAGGCCACCGAAGAGAGCGGGTCGGAGGCAAAGACGGGCAGCGCGATCCGCTTCGGCAGCAGTGTTTCCGCGAGCCGGTCGCTTCGAAGCGCACGCCCGAGCAGAAGTCGCTTCGGTAGATGGGTCATCCTGGGCACGGGGAGGATCGTATGCGGTCAGCCGTGCGATCCTGAGACGGCCCGCTGTATGTGACGAGAGGGACGGGCGTGCATGTTGTGATCATGGGCTGCGGCCGGGTTGGCGCTGAGCTCGCGCAGGCGTTGGAGCAGCAGGGCCACACCGTCGCGGTCGTGGACCAGGACCCGACGGCTTTCCGCCGCCTGGGCTCGGGCTTCGGCGGGCGCAGGGTCTCCGGAGTCGGCTTCGACCAGGACACCCTGCGCGAGGCCGGAATCGAGGAGGCCGGGGCGTTCGCCGCGGTCAGCAGCGGTGACAACTCGAACATCATCGCGGCCAGGGTCGCACGGGAGATGTTCGGCATCGAGCACGTGGCAGCACGCATCTACGACCCGAAGCGCGCCGAGGTCTATCAGCGTCTCGGCATCCCCACGGTGGCCACGGTGCGCTGGACGGCCGACCAGATGCTGCGCCGGCTGCTGCCCTCCGGGGCGGAGCCCCTGTGGCGGGATCCCAGCGGCGGCGTGCAGCTCGCGGAGGTGCACACGTCCTCGAACTGGGTCGGCCACCGCGTCAGCCGGCTCCAGGAGGAGGCAGGGGTCCGGGTCGCCTTCCTCACCAGGGTGGGCGAGGCGATGCTGCCGACCTCGGAGACGGTTCTGCAGGAGGGCGATCTGGTGCATGTGATGATGCGCTGCGATCAGATCGACGAGGTGGAGGCCGTCTTCACGACGGGCCCCGAGGAGGGCCGCTCGTGACCGGCGTACGCACAGCGAACAGGGGACTCGGCCGATGAGGGTAGCTATTGCGGGCGCCGGCGCAGTGGGCCGCTCGATCGCGGGCGAGCTGCTGGAGAACGGGCACGAGGTGCTGCTCATCGACAAGGCTCCGACGGCGATCTCGGTGGAGCGCGTGCCGCAGGCCGAGTGGCTGCTGGCCGACGCCTGCGAGATCACCTCACTCGACGAGGCCGCGCTGGAGCGCTGCAACGTGGTGATCGCGGCCACCGGCGACGACAAGGTCAACCTGGTGGTCTCGCTGCTCGCCAAGACGGAGTACGGCGTTCCGAGGGTCGTCTCGCGCGTCAACAACCCGAAGAACGAATGGCTGTTCAACGAGTCGTGGGGCGTCGACGTCGCCGTGTCGACGCCGCGGCTGATGTCGGCCCTCGTCGAGGAGGCCGTCAGCGTCGGCGATCTGGTGCGGCTGCTGCGCTTCTCGCAGGGCGACGCGAACCTCGTCGAGCTGACGCTGCCGCCTGAGGCGGCACTGGCCGGCACGCGCGTGGGCGACGTGACGTGGCCCGAGGACACGGCTCTGGTCACCATCATCCGCGGCAACCGCGTGCTGGTGCCGGACGACGACGACGCGCTGGAGGTGGGCGACGAGCTGCTGTTCGTGGCCGCCCCGGCGCGCGAGGAGCAGCTGGAGGACCTGCTGTCGGTGCGCGGCGGCGGTTAGGCCCTGTCCGAGGACAGGGCCTGGGTCACCGCAAACCGGAGGCGCCGCGAGCGCTCCTCAGCGGCGGTGCCGTCCGCCCTGACCGGGCGCGTGGCCGCCGGAAGCCGGCGGGTCGTCACGGAGGCGTTCCGAGTCGGCGAGCAGCGCGCGTGATGCCTCGTCGGCGAACTCCTCGCCGATGGCGTCGAGCGTCCTGCGCTGGGCCTGCTCCCGCTTCTCCCGCTCCTCGCGCTCCTGTTCGGCCTTCTCCTCCGCCTCCATCTCCGCGATGACGTTGATGGGGGCGGGCGCCTTGGCGAGGAAGATCCATGTCAGATAGACGGCCAGCAGGAACGGCGGGATCTTCAGCGCCACCGTCACCCAGCCGAACCGCGTGGTGTCGCCCCACAGATACAGCGGGAAGAGGATGGCGCACTTGCCGAGCAGGATGAGGCCCCACGCGTAACTGGCCTTCGTGTAGGCCTTTTTGCGGCCCGGGTTCCTCTTGCGCCAGGAGAGGTTCTCCTTGAAGACCGGCCCCAGCACGAGGCCCAGCAGGGGCACGCCGGCGGCCGCGGTGACGAGGTACGCGAGCGCCAGTCCCAGCGTGTAGAACATGCCCGGCAGATAGAAGTCCTTGGCGTTGCCGGTCATCATCGCGAAGATCACGCCGATGGCGACGCCGAAGATGCCGCTGAAGGCGTGCTTGACGGTGTCACGGCGGATCAGCCGCGTCACGCCCAGGACGGCCGAGATCGCGAGGGCGGTCAGCGCCGCGAAGTGGATGTCCTTGTTGACCGTGTAGATCGTGATGAAGACCAGTCCTGGAAGGGTCGTCTCCACCAGCCCGCGGACTCCGCCGAAGGCTTCGAAGAGCGCGGCTTCGGTGACGGCGCGCGAGGCAACCGCCTCTCCGTCGGCCCCGGTTCCGGATTCCGGGCCTGTACCGGTCCGTGCTCCGGTTCCGTCAGCGGTCGGCTTGTCGAGGGGGGTCACCCACTACTCCTGTCCGAGGGGTCGCAACTCGTACTTGGGGTTGAACATCACCGGTCGGCCGTGGTTCATCGAGATCCGCCCCCATGCGATGAGACCGCGGCCGGGTTCGATGCCCGCGATGGCACGGCGGCCCAGCCAGACCACGTCGAGAGCGGCGGACCCGTCGAAGAGCTCCGCCTCCAGTGTCGGCACCCCCGCCCGGGGGCGCAGGGTGACGGTGCGCAGCGTACCTGTCACCCGCACGATCTGGCGGTCACCGCAGGCAGCGATGCGCGTGCAACCGGTGCTGTCGGCCTCCTGCTGCAGCTCCTGCGAGTGCAGTTCCTCCTCGGACGAGGACAGCCGCTCCAGGAAGCGCTTGAACCGCCCGCCTCCGCCCTCTGCCTTGTCTGCTCGGGTGGCGCCACTCATGCTGCCAGCGTACCGGTGAGACTCCCCTGCGACGGCGGCCGTTGTCCCTAAGCGCAACGGCGCGCGGGCGCCCAGCGCAGCAGCGGCGCCGGGACGACCGCCCGGCACGCGACGAGCCGCCGGCGGCCCGCTCCGGGCGGGCACACGCGGCGGCTCGTCGTACGGGCGGCGGGTCGCGGGGTCAGCGCACCTCGGTGATCTCGGGGCCGCGCTGCAGCTTGTCGAGGCCGCCCGCAAAGCGGGAGCCCTCTTCGACGGTCTCCTGCTGGACGCCGTCCGGCACCATCTGGGCATCCTCCGGCAGCTTGAGGACGATCGGGTCGCGGGGCGCCATCGGGGACTCGCCGCGCACGATCACCGTGTCCTGGAAGACCTGCTCCAGCAGCCCGCCCATCTGCGGCTGCACCGCGCCCTGGCCGGAGATCACGCCGCGCAGGAACCAGCGGGGGCCGTCGACGCCGACGAAGCGCACGACCTGCACCCCGTTCGTACCGTCGGGGAGCTGCACCGGGACCTGGGCGCGCAGTTCCCAGCCCAGCGGGCCCTCGACCTCGTCGATCACACCGCCCTGCTTGGTGATGCCGGTCGCGATCTCCTCGCGTACCTCCTCCCACAGGCCCTCGCGCTTGGGTGCGGCGAAGGCCTGCAGCTGGAGAGCGCTGTCCTGGACGACGAGCGTGGCCGCGACGATCGACTCGCCCGCGACCTCGACACGCAGCTCCATGCCCTCCACGCCCGGCACGTACATGCCGCCGAGGTTGACCCGGCCGTTGCCGGGGTCGGTGACCTCGGTCACGTCCCAGGGACCGTCGGGACGCGGCGCCGGCGGAAGCTTCACACGCGTCGCGTCCGCGTCGACGGAGCGGGAATCATCCGGAGCGGCGTCCTGCTCGTACGAGCCGAAGTCGTCCGAGGTGCCGTCAGGCTCTTCGCTCTTCTTGCGACGACGTCCGAACACGTCACTGTCCTCTCAGGTCGGAATGCCGGTCGGCCCCGACCGGAACGTAGTCATTCTGATGTGCGGCGGTCTGGCTGTGACCGCCTGTGGAGCCGAATCCCCCCGCGGCCCGCGCCGAGCCCGGCAACTCCGCCACCTCGTGGAAACGCACTTGCTCCACTTGCTGGACGACGAGTTGGGCAATGCGGTCGAGACGCTCGAACCGCACGGTCTCGCGCGGATCAAGATTGGCCACGATCACCTTGATCTCTCCACGGTACCCGGCATCGACCGTTCCGGGTGCATTGACCAAGGAGATGCCGCAGCGAGCTGCGAGCCCCGAGCGGGGGTGCACGAACGCCGCGTAGCCCTCCGGCAGAGCGATGGAGATCCCCGTGGGCAGCACGGCGCGCTCGCCGGGCGCCAGCTCCGCCGCTTCCGTGGTCACCAGGTCGCAGCCCGCGTCGCCGGGGTGGGCGTAGGCGGGCACGGGAACGCCCGGGTCCAGGCGCTGCAGCATGACGTCGACGGGCCGGCGGCTCACGGGTTCACCTCGAATGCACGGGCCCGCCGGACCTGGTCGGGGTCGGCCATGGCGGCCTTGATCTCCTCGTCGCGCCCGTGGTCGGTGAAGTGCTCCACCTGCACCTTGATGAAGAGGGCCTCGGCGCGCACGGCGACGGGTCCGTCGGGGCCGCCGATCCGGCCCGTCGCCCTGGTGAAGACCTTCCGGCCCTGAACCGCGGACGCGGTCGCGCTCAGATGAAGCACGGTGTCGACCGGGACCGGGCGGACGAAGTCCGTCTCAAGGCGCCCCGTCACCATGATCGTGTGCATGAGCCAGCACAGGGAGCCCATCGTCTCGTCGAGGGCCGTGGACAGCACGCCTCCGTGCGCGAGACCGGGAGCGCCCTGGTGCACGGGCCGCACCCTGAACTCGGCGGTGACGTCGACGCCTTCGCCCGCTCTGATCTCCAGGTGCAGGCCGTGCGCCTGGTCGGCGCCGCAGCCGAAACACTGCCCGTAGTGGGAGCCGAGGAGCTCCCCGGGCGCCGGTGCGTCGGGGTGTCGCACCGCTGCGCCGGCGCCGGGCGGCGGCGTCAGTGATGTCTTCGGCGGATGGTGCCTGCCCGAGGTCTCGGGCGTGTTCCGCGGTCGGGCTGTACTCACGTGTGCAGACCTTACCGCCGAGTTGACTGCGGATGACGAAGAAGGGACGCGGACCCCGGTCCTGGGCCTTGTCCGCGCGTGACAGGCTGGGCGCATGGTTGCTCAGGAACGCCCCTACGACGAACGCCTCACGGCTCCCCGCTCCTGGTGGCTCATCGCCGCTCTGGTGGGCGTCGGGGGCGCGCTGGTGATGCTTCCCCTGGGCGTTCTGCCGATGCTCGGCGGGCTGGCCGTGACGGGCGTCCTCGCCGCGGTGGCGGTCAGTTCGTACGGCTCCGCGCGCATCCGCGTCGTCGCGGATTCGCTGGTCGCGGGCGACGCACGCGTACCGCTGTCGGCGCTGGGCACCACGCACGTGCTGGACGAGGAGGAAGCCTTCGCCTGGCGCACGCACAAGTCGGATCCGCGCGCTCACATGTTGCTGCGCAGCTACATCAGGACAGCGGTGCGTGTGGAGGTGACGGATCCGGCGGACCCGACGCCGTACATCTATCTCTCGACGCGTACGCCGCGGAGGCTGGCCGATGCGCTCGCTGCGGCCGCCGCCGGTCCGCGGCGGACCGCAGCTGAGTGAGGATTCCGGGCCGGTCCGCCAGCGCTGCGATGTGCGGTGTGAGGACGCCGGCTGCCGCGAGGAGAGTCTCAGCGTGAGGACGGCGGCAGTGCGGCCCTGCCCGCCGGTCCGAGGCCGTCGTGGCCCTCGTAGGCGTCGCCGGGCGGAAGCGCCTCCCAGCCGTTTCCGGCGGCACGCAGGTCGTCGCGGATCTTTCCGGCGATCTTCTTCGTGTCCCGGCTGTTCATGACGGCGCCCACGGCCGCGCCGACCATGAAGGGCGTCAGGTTCGGCAGGTTGCGGACGGTCCGCTTGAGCAGCTGCTGCCGCAGCTCACGCTTCATCTGCCCGCCGAGTGCGGCGTTGAGCGTGGTGGGCCTGGTGACGTCGATGCCACGCTCGGACGTCCACGCTCCGAGGTAGGCGGCCGCCCGCTGCTTCACGTTGCCGGGCGGACGGCGTCCGTAGACCTCGTGCAGCTCGGCGATGAGCTTCAGCTCGACGGAGGCGACTCCGACGATCTCCGCGGCGAGCTCGGCGGGCATCGCCGGCGGAACCGGCAGCATCGCCGCGGCGCCGACTCCGGCGCCCACGGTCGCCGAACCGCGTACGGCTCCGGCGACCAGCTTGTCCGCGATCTCCTCCGGCCCCAGGCCGGGGAACTGCTTTCGCAGGGTCTCCAGGTCGCGCACCGGGATACGGGGCGCGATATCGATCACACGGTCGGCGACGAGCCCCAGAAAGGCCCGCACCTTGCCGCGCTGCTCCGCGTCATCTCCGGCCTCGCCGCCCCCTTGCGCGGCCACGGGAGACGGGACCGCTGACGGGACTTCGCGGGAACGGGTACGAGCGAGGTTCGCTGGTCAGGCGCTCCTCGCTCGTCGTCACGCGTTTCGTCCGCCACTACGGCAGCCCCGCTCCACTCAGGCCGCGCAGTCGCGGCAGATCGGCTGGCCGTTCTTCTCGGCAGCCAGCTGCGACCGGTGGTGGACGAGGAAGCAGCTCATGCACGTGAACTCGTCGGCCTGCCGTGGCAGGACCCGTACGGACAGCTCCTCGTTGGAGAGGTCCGCGCCGGGCAGCTCCAGGCCCTCGGCCTGCTCGAACTCGTCCACGTCCACGTTGGACGCCGACTTGTCGTTACGCCGGGCCTTCAGCTCTTCGATGCTGTCTTCGTTGACGTCGTCATCGGTCTTGCGTGGAGTGTCGTAATCCGTAGCCACTTCGCTCTCCCCCTCTGGGTTTCATGGTGTCTCAGCGCACGTAACGCGTGAGAGGCCGGAGTTGTGCCCGACCTGAGGCGGAGATTTTGCCTCACATCAAGGTCTGTTACTCAATCGACACCCAACCGCGCCCCTGAAGAGGTGATCGCGTCAGTTGCCGAGGAGGACCCTAAACGGTCCCCTGCTCGCGCTGCGCGCACGCACCCCGGGTACTGCCCACGATTCCCACCTGCGGAAACCTGGATTTTCCGGTAATTCTTCCCTTACGAGGTCACCCAGGGTGGGGACCAGGAGAATCGTGTGTGTGATCGATCACAGATACGGCCGGTGCGCGTCGCGGGACAAAATTCCGCAAATAGCGAACCTCCGGGGTTACCCTCCCGGCTCCGCCCCGGGTCGGCACAGGGCCGGAAGCCTGCCCGCCCGGCAGGAGTACCCCTCGGCCGACGTCTCAGACAGGGAGTACGACGCGCAGCGCAAGACCGCCCTCCTCCCGCCGCTCCGCCGTCA
It contains:
- a CDS encoding PaaI family thioesterase, giving the protein MTPPPGAGAAVRHPDAPAPGELLGSHYGQCFGCGADQAHGLHLEIRAGEGVDVTAEFRVRPVHQGAPGLAHGGVLSTALDETMGSLCWLMHTIMVTGRLETDFVRPVPVDTVLHLSATASAVQGRKVFTRATGRIGGPDGPVAVRAEALFIKVQVEHFTDHGRDEEIKAAMADPDQVRRARAFEVNP
- a CDS encoding DUF3093 domain-containing protein — translated: MVAQERPYDERLTAPRSWWLIAALVGVGGALVMLPLGVLPMLGGLAVTGVLAAVAVSSYGSARIRVVADSLVAGDARVPLSALGTTHVLDEEEAFAWRTHKSDPRAHMLLRSYIRTAVRVEVTDPADPTPYIYLSTRTPRRLADALAAAAAGPRRTAAE
- a CDS encoding DUF4193 domain-containing protein, producing the protein MATDYDTPRKTDDDVNEDSIEELKARRNDKSASNVDVDEFEQAEGLELPGADLSNEELSVRVLPRQADEFTCMSCFLVHHRSQLAAEKNGQPICRDCAA